GCCAGTCCGAGCCAGTGCTGAAATTTCAACCTTCAGAGCTTTCTTCGCTCGCCGCATTCTCGCCGTTGTTTTGGGAATAACCCATTCCGTTCGCATCTGCATACCTTTGAGCGAAACGCATGAAGCGCTCGAAATCCGCTTCGCTCTTCCAGGTGTAGGTGGCTTCGAGGGCGAAGGGCTTGCCGTTAACGAAGCGTCCATTCACCTCGCGGGTGACCATCTCACCCTCCTCATCGACCATCCACATTCCGGCGATATTTCCCATGGTTTCCGGTGCGAGAGCTTCAGGCTGCTCAAACACGAATGTCGCCTGTCCGGTGCGACCGTCCCGACTGCGGGTCATGCGGATATCGGGAACCACGGGCTCGTCGGTTCCGCGGAAGAACTGAATCGCCGCCTTGTCGCCTTCTGCCATGGGTCGTCCGCTTTGGGATTGGATATTAAGAGCAGATCATGGGTGTGACGCAGCCTTTGCTGAGAAGGCACTTTGCTGAGTCTTCGGTGCTCAAGCCTTCTAGGTTCACGGTGTCTCGTGCTGGAGAACGCTCCAGCTCCTTGTCGTAGCAACGGTCGTAGTAATCGAGCATGGCCTGACAGGCTTCAGCCCAGTTCTGTTGATCGATGGCATCAAGGGCCTTTTGGGTGCGCTGGGGGCCTAGTCGTTTACTAATGCGTTGCGTCGCCTCCCGTAAGTCCTGCTGTTGGTGGCAGCCGTAAACCTGCACGAGTCGTTCCACGCGTTCTTGCTCGCTGCGTTGAATCTCCAGGACCGGTGCTGTTTGCATCTGGCTGAACAGGCCCTTGGGAATCCGGCAGCGGCCGACCTGGATGCTTTCGGCTTCCAGCCAGATCTCTGGCGCCTGGCTGATGTTCAACGTATCCAGTCGTTCAGCCAACTTGTTTTCGTAGTGCTCACTGCTGGGTTGTGCTGGAAGTCCGAGATTTCCGAAACTGCTGCCGCGGTGATGCGCCAGTCCTTCGAGGTCTACGACGCCAACCCCATCACGCTCCAGTTGCAGCAGGAGATCTGTTTTGCCTGTGCCTGTGCGACCCCCGAGCACACGCAATGGCCAGGCAGCCTCAAACTGTGCCAAAACCCAGCGGCGATATCGCTTGTAGCCCCCCTCCAGCACTGTGACCGGGTGATCGCTCAAGCTCGCTAACCAGGCCATGCTGTTGGAGCGCATGCCGCCACGCCAGCAATACAGACGAAGAGGCTTCCCATGTCCGCCTGCCGCCTCCCTGAGGGCCACTGAGAGCTTGGCGAGGGAGGGTCCACAGAGTTCCAGCCCTAGTTCGATCGCCTCCAGGCGACCCTGCTGTTTGTAGGTCAGCCCTACCTGATGGCGCTCTTCGT
This region of Synechococcus sp. NOUM97013 genomic DNA includes:
- the psb28 gene encoding photosystem II reaction center protein Psb28, with amino-acid sequence MAEGDKAAIQFFRGTDEPVVPDIRMTRSRDGRTGQATFVFEQPEALAPETMGNIAGMWMVDEEGEMVTREVNGRFVNGKPFALEATYTWKSEADFERFMRFAQRYADANGMGYSQNNGENAASEESSEG
- the mnmH gene encoding tRNA 2-selenouridine(34) synthase MnmH; this encodes MSGMGQTIVIDLESFRSAAGPVIDARTPAEFQQGHWPGAINVPLFSNEERHQVGLTYKQQGRLEAIELGLELCGPSLAKLSVALREAAGGHGKPLRLYCWRGGMRSNSMAWLASLSDHPVTVLEGGYKRYRRWVLAQFEAAWPLRVLGGRTGTGKTDLLLQLERDGVGVVDLEGLAHHRGSSFGNLGLPAQPSSEHYENKLAERLDTLNISQAPEIWLEAESIQVGRCRIPKGLFSQMQTAPVLEIQRSEQERVERLVQVYGCHQQQDLREATQRISKRLGPQRTQKALDAIDQQNWAEACQAMLDYYDRCYDKELERSPARDTVNLEGLSTEDSAKCLLSKGCVTPMICS